In one Thermaerobacter sp. PB12/4term genomic region, the following are encoded:
- a CDS encoding DUF58 domain-containing protein, producing the protein MRLQSWGLPLWTLAALVFALTTGGPVPWFLFKFLLALHLLGAGWAWLLARGLDVEARVDRGRAVAGERVELEVFVHNESVLPVPRLAIALPAWDEPLRPGGWSPGPGDATPRVQAGTGGKGRSSPWPAPGRVLYRSLGPLGNLLHREAVLLPRRGRYRLGPVVVEVQEPLGLFRVRRAVFAEPVLVVYPRPVPVDGLPVLPRQPFGRQRVDTRAWQDPSSLADVRPFQPGDNPKHIHWKVSARLDELHVKEFDLRATTDCFLFLDLYAEGDPWTGGRRASPDEPAGPAGPKLPASLGGPLAAGMATAGKPLRGGPARAPVTGPGAAAAEPPLTRPGPEPLPLDISEGVAGVAAGIAALALHRELVVAAAAHTGRPHRLAPGRGPQQYRRLLEWLVDVNQPGTMPLADFLAAQRSWLTPRSAVLVVTPQLDRRLGRVLVQLRGQGHAVGVWCLHQDGGAAAAVTAPAPAAATREGTPAAGGGRPGLPSGGPPAAADGSAGEGSDPSPPGAGGAAGASAGIPGVDPALVRWLLSEGVAIHPLPWPAGPGAGAGAAEPPLAAPAGPQGADGPPGLRGPLAPPPGGAGRRTHQHPSPGGPGPSGPAVPWPGTPPGRVRPGGTGLRRSAQDAAAPIARTRGWWS; encoded by the coding sequence ATGCGGCTGCAGAGCTGGGGCCTGCCCTTGTGGACGCTGGCGGCGCTGGTCTTTGCCCTGACCACCGGCGGGCCCGTACCCTGGTTCCTGTTCAAGTTCCTGCTGGCGCTGCACCTGCTGGGGGCCGGTTGGGCCTGGCTGCTGGCGCGCGGGCTGGACGTGGAGGCCCGGGTCGACCGGGGCCGGGCCGTAGCGGGCGAGCGGGTGGAGCTGGAGGTCTTCGTTCACAACGAGTCCGTCCTGCCCGTACCGCGGCTGGCCATCGCCCTGCCTGCCTGGGACGAGCCGCTCCGGCCGGGCGGCTGGTCGCCGGGCCCGGGGGACGCCACCCCCCGGGTTCAGGCGGGCACCGGCGGCAAGGGCCGCTCCAGCCCCTGGCCGGCACCCGGCCGGGTGCTCTACCGCAGCCTGGGACCCCTGGGGAACCTGCTGCACCGGGAAGCGGTGCTCCTGCCGCGGCGCGGCCGGTATCGCCTGGGACCCGTGGTGGTCGAAGTGCAGGAACCCCTGGGCCTGTTCCGGGTGCGGCGGGCCGTGTTCGCCGAGCCGGTCCTGGTGGTGTACCCGCGGCCCGTGCCCGTGGACGGGCTGCCCGTCCTTCCCCGCCAGCCCTTCGGGCGGCAGCGGGTGGACACCCGGGCCTGGCAGGACCCCTCCAGCCTGGCCGACGTCCGCCCCTTCCAGCCGGGAGACAACCCGAAGCACATCCACTGGAAGGTGTCGGCCCGCCTGGACGAGCTGCACGTCAAAGAGTTCGACCTGCGGGCGACGACGGATTGCTTCCTGTTCCTCGACCTCTACGCCGAGGGTGACCCCTGGACGGGCGGCCGCCGGGCGTCACCGGACGAACCGGCCGGCCCGGCGGGCCCGAAACTCCCGGCGAGCCTGGGCGGACCGCTGGCTGCCGGCATGGCGACGGCAGGGAAACCCCTGAGGGGTGGGCCGGCGCGGGCACCGGTGACGGGCCCGGGAGCGGCCGCGGCTGAGCCGCCTCTCACCAGGCCGGGCCCAGAGCCGCTCCCCCTGGACATCAGCGAGGGGGTGGCGGGCGTGGCCGCGGGGATCGCGGCCCTGGCCCTCCACCGCGAGCTGGTGGTGGCCGCGGCCGCCCATACCGGCCGGCCCCACCGGCTCGCGCCGGGCCGGGGACCGCAGCAATACCGGCGCCTGCTGGAGTGGCTGGTCGACGTGAACCAGCCCGGCACCATGCCGCTGGCCGACTTTCTCGCCGCCCAGCGGAGCTGGCTGACCCCCCGGTCGGCGGTGCTGGTGGTCACGCCGCAGCTGGACCGGCGCCTGGGCCGGGTGCTGGTCCAGTTGCGGGGCCAGGGCCATGCCGTCGGGGTGTGGTGCCTGCACCAGGACGGGGGCGCGGCGGCCGCGGTCACCGCCCCGGCACCTGCCGCGGCCACCCGGGAAGGAACGCCGGCAGCCGGGGGCGGCCGTCCCGGGCTTCCTTCCGGCGGGCCTCCTGCAGCGGCCGATGGGAGCGCGGGCGAAGGTTCCGACCCGTCTCCGCCGGGTGCGGGCGGCGCCGCCGGGGCGAGCGCCGGCATCCCGGGTGTCGATCCCGCCCTGGTGCGCTGGCTGCTGTCGGAAGGGGTGGCGATCCATCCGCTGCCATGGCCGGCGGGCCCCGGAGCGGGTGCCGGGGCGGCGGAGCCCCCCCTCGCCGCACCGGCCGGCCCGCAAGGAGCGGACGGCCCCCCCGGGCTTCGCGGGCCCCTTGCCCCGCCCCCTGGTGGAGCAGGGCGCCGGACCCACCAGCACCCCAGCCCTGGCGGGCCCGGGCCGTCGGGGCCGGCAGTCCCCTGGCCGGGCACCCCGCCCGGCCGGGTTCGGCCAGGGGGAACCGGGCTCCGCCGGTCCGCGCAGGATGCTGCGGCCCCCATCGCCCGCACCCGGGGGTGGTGGTCATGA
- a CDS encoding MoxR family ATPase yields MQRVQEVAGRVLASVERAIVGKRAEIRYLMAALLANRHVLIEDVPGVGKTTMVRALARSIDCTFRRIQFTPDLLPSDITGLAVYDPATRQFTFRPGPIHSQVVLADEINRTSPKTQSALLEAMEEGQVTVDGQTYPLPRPFFVLATQNPIEYEGTFPLPESQLDRFGLRIRLGYPHPAEERAILDLHHGGRPVDGLEPVTTAEEILELQQLVTQVHVDDSVKDYLVRIIQATRVHSAVYLGASPRASLSLYRLSQALAAIDGRCFVLPDDVKELAPLVLAHRLVLQPEARWQDTDPEAVVREVLEHVPAPVERRVEQRRERRIGGLLGRL; encoded by the coding sequence ATGCAACGCGTGCAAGAAGTGGCAGGACGGGTGCTGGCCAGCGTGGAGCGGGCCATCGTGGGCAAGCGGGCCGAGATCCGCTACCTTATGGCCGCGCTGCTGGCCAACCGCCACGTGCTGATCGAAGACGTGCCCGGCGTCGGCAAGACCACCATGGTCCGGGCCCTGGCCCGCTCCATTGATTGTACCTTCCGGCGCATCCAGTTCACACCGGACCTGCTGCCCTCGGACATCACGGGCCTGGCCGTGTACGATCCGGCCACGCGCCAGTTCACCTTCCGGCCCGGGCCCATCCACAGCCAGGTGGTCCTGGCCGACGAGATCAACCGCACGTCGCCCAAGACCCAGTCGGCCCTGCTGGAGGCCATGGAGGAGGGCCAGGTGACGGTGGACGGGCAGACCTACCCCCTGCCCCGGCCCTTCTTCGTCCTGGCCACCCAGAACCCCATCGAGTACGAGGGTACCTTCCCCCTGCCGGAATCCCAGCTGGACCGGTTCGGGCTGCGCATTCGCCTGGGTTACCCGCACCCCGCGGAAGAACGGGCCATCCTGGACCTCCACCACGGCGGCCGCCCCGTGGACGGCCTGGAGCCGGTGACCACGGCGGAGGAGATCCTGGAACTGCAGCAGCTGGTCACCCAGGTCCACGTGGACGACAGCGTCAAGGACTACCTGGTGCGGATCATCCAGGCCACCCGGGTCCACAGCGCCGTCTATTTGGGCGCCAGCCCCCGGGCCAGCCTGAGCCTGTACCGCCTGAGCCAGGCGCTGGCCGCCATCGACGGCCGGTGCTTCGTCCTGCCCGATGACGTCAAGGAGCTGGCTCCGCTGGTGCTGGCCCACCGGCTGGTGCTGCAGCCGGAGGCGCGGTGGCAGGACACCGATCCCGAGGCCGTGGTGCGGGAGGTGCTGGAGCACGTGCCGGCACCTGTGGAACGCCGGGTGGAACAACGGAGGGAGCGCCGGATCGGCGGGCTGCTGGGCCGGCTCTAG
- a CDS encoding DUF309 domain-containing protein, translating into MAGTGAGDVRFDYDAVFDPDDYLYFYEPILTPERNQREVALVWTLLDLRPGEAVLDLACGHGRLAVPLATLGARVTGLDRSAGFLARAREEAARQGVEVEWVQGDMRRLPWRDRFDAAFNVFTSFGYFADEENLAVLRQVAQALRPGGRFLLETVFRDAVLARFAPYNVVERGDDVLIDAHRWDPVTGRMITRRTVRRAGQVRRGEFFVRLYTPPELATLFEQAGLEVTGFYDETGAALSAQSRRLVVVGRKRPAGRRVQGGGAEGTPPGALVPAALAEFLRLYHAGRFFESHEVLEEAWHRTRSDFYHGLIILAAAFVRRDRGTPRGVRRNLAKARRYLERYRPRYLGLDVEAVLAFIDRQIPAVEQAGDPEGDALRRLVPDLPLPVHPGWVRGDEPEWQDEVV; encoded by the coding sequence GTGGCCGGAACCGGGGCCGGGGACGTGCGGTTCGACTACGATGCGGTGTTCGACCCCGACGACTATCTGTACTTCTATGAACCCATCCTGACTCCCGAGCGCAACCAGCGGGAGGTGGCCCTGGTCTGGACACTGCTGGACCTGCGGCCGGGAGAGGCGGTGCTGGACCTGGCCTGCGGCCACGGCCGGCTGGCGGTACCCCTGGCCACCCTGGGTGCCCGGGTGACGGGGCTCGACCGCAGCGCGGGGTTCCTCGCCCGGGCGCGGGAGGAGGCGGCCCGCCAGGGTGTGGAGGTGGAATGGGTCCAGGGCGACATGCGCCGGCTGCCCTGGCGGGACCGGTTCGATGCCGCCTTCAACGTGTTCACCAGCTTCGGCTACTTTGCGGACGAAGAGAACCTGGCTGTGCTGCGGCAGGTGGCGCAGGCCCTGCGGCCGGGAGGCCGGTTCCTCCTGGAGACGGTGTTCCGGGACGCCGTGCTGGCCCGTTTCGCCCCCTACAACGTGGTGGAACGGGGGGACGACGTCCTCATCGACGCCCACCGCTGGGATCCGGTGACGGGGCGGATGATCACCCGGCGCACCGTCCGGCGGGCGGGGCAGGTACGGCGGGGGGAGTTCTTCGTCCGCCTGTACACGCCGCCGGAGCTGGCGACCCTGTTCGAGCAGGCAGGGCTCGAGGTCACGGGGTTCTATGACGAGACGGGAGCCGCCCTGTCGGCCCAGAGCCGGCGCCTGGTGGTGGTGGGCCGCAAGCGGCCGGCAGGCCGCCGGGTGCAGGGGGGCGGGGCGGAGGGAACCCCGCCGGGGGCCCTGGTGCCGGCGGCCCTAGCCGAGTTCCTCCGCCTCTACCATGCCGGCCGGTTCTTCGAGAGCCACGAGGTGCTGGAAGAGGCCTGGCACCGCACCCGCAGCGATTTCTACCACGGGCTCATCATCCTGGCCGCCGCCTTCGTGCGGCGGGACCGGGGAACGCCCCGGGGCGTGCGGCGCAACCTGGCCAAGGCCCGCCGGTACCTGGAACGTTATCGTCCCCGCTACCTGGGGCTCGACGTGGAGGCCGTCCTGGCCTTCATCGACCGCCAGATCCCGGCGGTGGAACAGGCCGGCGACCCCGAGGGGGATGCGCTGCGCCGGCTGGTGCCGGACCTGCCCCTTCCGGTTCATCCCGGCTGGGTGCGGGGGGACGAGCCGGAGTGGCAGGACGAGGTGGTGTAG
- the bcp gene encoding thioredoxin-dependent thiol peroxidase has product MVKVGEQAPDFTAVNDRGETVRLSDFRGRKVVLYFYPKDDTPGCTREACSFRDDYGQLQEAGAVVLGVSPDPVESHVKFREKYGLPFPLLSDPDHQVAEAYGVWKEKRMYGRTYWGIERTTFVLDEEGKVLAVIRGVKPEEHPRRALKALGAA; this is encoded by the coding sequence ATGGTGAAGGTGGGCGAGCAGGCGCCGGACTTTACCGCCGTGAACGACCGCGGGGAGACGGTGCGGCTGTCCGATTTCCGCGGCCGCAAGGTGGTGCTGTACTTCTACCCCAAGGACGACACACCCGGCTGCACGCGGGAAGCCTGCAGCTTCCGGGACGACTATGGGCAGCTGCAGGAAGCCGGCGCGGTGGTACTGGGGGTGAGCCCGGATCCGGTGGAATCCCACGTTAAATTCCGGGAGAAGTACGGCTTGCCCTTTCCGCTCCTGTCGGACCCCGATCACCAGGTGGCCGAGGCCTACGGGGTCTGGAAGGAGAAGCGGATGTACGGCCGGACCTACTGGGGCATCGAGCGGACCACCTTCGTCCTGGACGAGGAGGGCAAGGTGCTGGCGGTGATCCGGGGCGTCAAGCCCGAGGAGCACCCGCGCCGGGCCCTGAAGGCGCTGGGGGCGGCCTAG
- a CDS encoding TIGR00266 family protein, which translates to MQYRILHQPSYALAIVELEPGEELQAEPGALVSMSGNVSLQAEARGGLLGALSRSLLGGESFFTSRYRADGARGEVMLAPALPGDITVLELAGEVVYLKSGAFLAGATTLTVDARWGGARGFFGSGGLFLLRVAGHGPLFINSYGALHRKELAPGQRYVVDTGHVVAFTDGMAFQVRAAGSGWFSSIASGEGLACEFTGPGAVYIQTRSEASFLGWLIPKLPSRRE; encoded by the coding sequence TTGCAATACCGGATCCTGCACCAGCCCAGCTACGCCCTGGCCATCGTCGAGCTGGAGCCGGGAGAGGAACTGCAGGCCGAGCCTGGGGCCCTGGTCTCCATGAGCGGCAACGTATCCCTGCAGGCGGAGGCCCGGGGCGGGCTGCTGGGCGCCCTGAGCCGCTCCCTCCTGGGCGGGGAGTCCTTCTTCACCAGCCGGTACCGGGCGGACGGGGCGCGGGGTGAGGTGATGCTGGCCCCCGCGTTGCCCGGCGACATCACGGTGCTGGAGCTGGCCGGCGAGGTCGTGTACCTCAAGTCGGGTGCCTTCCTGGCCGGGGCCACGACCCTGACCGTCGACGCGCGCTGGGGTGGTGCCCGGGGCTTCTTCGGCAGCGGGGGGCTCTTCCTGCTGCGGGTCGCGGGGCACGGGCCCCTCTTCATCAACAGCTACGGGGCGCTGCACCGCAAGGAGCTGGCACCAGGCCAGCGCTATGTGGTCGACACCGGCCACGTGGTCGCCTTCACCGACGGCATGGCCTTCCAGGTGCGAGCGGCCGGGAGCGGCTGGTTCAGTTCCATCGCCAGCGGCGAAGGCCTGGCCTGCGAGTTCACCGGACCCGGCGCCGTCTACATCCAGACCCGGTCGGAGGCCTCATTCCTGGGCTGGCTGATCCCGAAGCTCCCGTCCAGGCGGGAATGA
- a CDS encoding alpha/beta fold hydrolase — protein MHDGPSHDGPMPGAPLEDGAFYVTVNGIRHWCRIAGAAKGTTPLVVIHGGPGGNVYNFERTIGPLLEAFATVIYYDQRGCGRSDRPASPAGYSLSLLVSDLEGLRARLGLDRFIPLGFSFGGELALEYALAHPGRVERMILQAPTFCDPVRLAWIQLYGFYHVATGELKDRIARLLAGDDPAPARLEQAWNLVDTETVDRFLFFDPAAARLNRRLWEESGLVNTGDMQRALAAQPQPPSRMEALSRIPVPALVMVGLHDRNVGVDLCRDISARLPQGRLVIFERSAHFPDIEEPERYAAEVRRFLGF, from the coding sequence TTGCACGACGGCCCATCCCACGACGGCCCGATGCCCGGGGCACCGCTAGAGGACGGCGCGTTCTACGTCACCGTGAACGGGATCCGCCACTGGTGCAGGATCGCCGGCGCGGCGAAGGGCACGACACCGCTGGTGGTGATCCACGGCGGGCCCGGTGGCAACGTCTACAACTTCGAGCGCACCATCGGCCCTCTCCTTGAGGCCTTTGCGACGGTGATCTACTACGACCAGCGGGGCTGCGGCCGGTCGGACCGGCCGGCCAGCCCCGCCGGCTATTCCTTGTCGCTGCTGGTGTCGGACCTCGAAGGCCTGCGGGCCCGGCTGGGCCTGGACCGCTTCATCCCCCTCGGCTTCTCCTTCGGCGGGGAACTCGCTCTGGAGTATGCCCTGGCCCACCCCGGCCGCGTGGAGCGGATGATCCTCCAGGCCCCCACCTTCTGCGACCCGGTGCGGCTGGCATGGATCCAGCTGTACGGCTTCTACCACGTGGCGACGGGCGAACTGAAGGACCGGATCGCCCGGCTCCTTGCAGGGGACGATCCGGCCCCGGCCCGCCTGGAGCAGGCCTGGAACCTGGTGGACACGGAAACGGTGGACCGCTTCCTGTTCTTCGACCCCGCCGCCGCCCGGCTCAACCGCCGGCTGTGGGAGGAAAGCGGGCTCGTCAACACCGGCGACATGCAACGCGCCCTGGCCGCCCAGCCCCAGCCCCCCAGCCGGATGGAGGCGCTGTCCCGGATCCCGGTCCCCGCCCTGGTCATGGTGGGGCTGCACGACCGCAACGTCGGGGTCGACCTCTGCCGGGACATCAGTGCCAGGCTGCCTCAGGGCCGCCTGGTGATCTTCGAGCGCAGCGCCCACTTCCCCGACATCGAGGAGCCCGAGCGCTACGCGGCGGAGGTGCGGCGGTTCCTCGGATTCTAG
- a CDS encoding DUF1002 domain-containing protein, whose product MGTGRRKQQLRWVWVALVLTLVASFVLMTLAPALTAASSGAGPSTGAGGSAAPAGAGAPAGAAGSPEASPQEAPAPGKAVVVLGADLTEAQRQEVLRLLGLDPATWDGEPLILTHQEEVALVGDYVPREQLGSRAISSVRVEPAEPGSGIRVETKHITWVAPEMYAEALATAGVKDAVVYVAAPFDVSGTAALAGIYKAYEVSAGENLDAGRKDLGAREIGVMVRIAQEIGSPEKASQFLTLLKERMAEHPPTSREEILALIRELEQQLGIQLSDALREELATLVEKLRDAGIDWQAVTAQLQQVREQVNRFLGEDTPIIRDFFNRLWDWVLAAVDAVRSWFGQ is encoded by the coding sequence ATGGGAACCGGCAGGCGGAAACAGCAGCTGCGCTGGGTATGGGTCGCCCTGGTGCTGACCCTGGTCGCCTCCTTCGTCCTGATGACGCTGGCGCCCGCCCTGACCGCGGCGTCCTCGGGCGCAGGCCCGTCCACCGGCGCGGGCGGTTCGGCCGCGCCAGCGGGTGCCGGTGCGCCCGCCGGCGCTGCGGGCTCACCGGAGGCCAGCCCGCAGGAGGCGCCCGCCCCCGGGAAAGCCGTGGTCGTCCTGGGGGCCGACCTGACGGAAGCCCAGCGCCAGGAGGTCCTGCGCCTCCTGGGCCTCGACCCCGCCACCTGGGACGGCGAGCCCCTGATCCTGACCCATCAGGAGGAAGTGGCCCTGGTGGGCGACTACGTGCCGCGGGAGCAGCTGGGCAGCCGGGCCATCTCGTCCGTCCGGGTCGAACCGGCGGAGCCGGGCAGCGGCATCCGGGTGGAGACGAAGCACATCACCTGGGTTGCGCCGGAGATGTACGCCGAGGCCCTGGCCACCGCCGGGGTGAAGGACGCCGTGGTCTACGTGGCGGCGCCCTTCGACGTCTCGGGTACGGCCGCCCTGGCGGGCATCTACAAGGCCTACGAGGTCTCCGCCGGCGAGAACCTGGACGCCGGGCGCAAGGACCTGGGCGCCCGGGAGATCGGCGTCATGGTGCGCATCGCCCAGGAGATCGGAAGCCCCGAGAAGGCCAGCCAGTTCCTGACCCTGCTCAAGGAGCGCATGGCCGAGCACCCGCCGACCAGCCGGGAGGAGATCCTGGCCCTGATTCGCGAGCTGGAACAGCAGCTGGGCATCCAGCTCAGCGACGCCCTCCGGGAAGAACTGGCCACCCTGGTGGAAAAGCTGCGGGACGCCGGCATCGACTGGCAGGCGGTGACGGCCCAGTTGCAGCAGGTGCGGGAGCAGGTGAACCGCTTCTTGGGCGAGGACACGCCCATCATCCGGGATTTCTTCAACCGCCTGTGGGACTGGGTCCTGGCGGCCGTGGACGCCGTCCGCAGCTGGTTCGGCCAGTGA
- a CDS encoding DedA family protein: MDWLTQVVERWGYLGLVAVVALENLFPPIPSEVVIPFAGFLTSLGVLTLPGVIAASTAGSVLGALVLYGLGRVLGRRRLEALTRRYGHYLGVHVEQVEKAEAWFSRHGPWAVLAGRVVPIVRSLISIPAGIAEMPAAVFVVYTVLGTLVWNTALAAAGAALGAAWPLVQEWVRVYQHVLLVVILAAAAVGIGLRLAGWPRR, encoded by the coding sequence GTGGACTGGCTGACCCAGGTGGTGGAGCGCTGGGGCTACCTTGGCCTGGTGGCCGTGGTGGCCCTGGAGAACCTGTTCCCGCCGATTCCGTCGGAAGTGGTGATCCCCTTTGCCGGGTTCCTCACCAGCCTGGGCGTCCTCACCCTGCCGGGCGTCATCGCCGCCTCGACGGCGGGCTCGGTGCTGGGGGCCCTGGTCCTGTACGGGCTGGGCCGCGTCCTGGGACGCCGGCGCCTGGAGGCCCTGACCCGGCGCTACGGCCACTACCTGGGCGTGCATGTCGAACAGGTTGAAAAGGCGGAGGCGTGGTTTTCCCGCCACGGGCCCTGGGCGGTGCTGGCGGGGCGCGTGGTGCCCATCGTGCGCAGCCTGATCTCCATTCCGGCCGGGATCGCCGAGATGCCGGCGGCGGTCTTCGTGGTCTACACCGTCCTGGGCACGCTGGTGTGGAACACCGCCCTGGCCGCGGCAGGGGCGGCCCTGGGTGCGGCTTGGCCCCTGGTCCAGGAGTGGGTCCGGGTCTACCAGCACGTGCTGCTGGTGGTGATCCTGGCGGCCGCCGCCGTGGGCATCGGCTTGCGCCTGGCGGGATGGCCCCGGCGCTGA
- a CDS encoding SpoIID/LytB domain-containing protein: protein MPPVAAWALVALVLVQALLAAGPAPLAGGPATKPPLSGARPGAPGTGDEEGPGTRDGAAGRGRVDTAIARRFAREPQITVFDHAAGGPRAMPMEEYVAHVVAGEAVPSWDADALRAQAVAARTYTVSLLLAGEQSTPRRLYGTDTSTDPAEAQAFNPVVPPPVAAAVKATRGEIVVYDGKPIVALFSACAGDRTAGLRESFPGDDRQAPYLRPVPSPCERAAPDFIRRWSVALTAGELAGVAGVAPSLVQQVSIARRGPSGRAVLVRIGPRLVHAATLRRQIGPNRLKSTYLIEIEPLEGGVWIFRGRGWGHGVGLDQWGAQAMARQGRGYRDILAHYYPGTAVVQLYR from the coding sequence TTGCCGCCTGTCGCCGCCTGGGCCCTGGTGGCCCTGGTGCTGGTGCAGGCCCTGCTGGCCGCCGGTCCGGCGCCGCTGGCCGGAGGGCCTGCCACCAAGCCGCCCCTGTCCGGGGCCCGGCCCGGCGCCCCGGGCACGGGAGATGAGGAGGGACCTGGCACCCGCGACGGCGCTGCCGGCCGGGGCCGGGTCGATACCGCCATCGCCCGGCGCTTCGCCCGGGAACCCCAGATCACCGTGTTCGACCATGCCGCCGGCGGGCCCCGGGCGATGCCGATGGAAGAGTACGTCGCCCACGTGGTGGCCGGCGAGGCCGTCCCCTCATGGGATGCCGACGCCCTGCGGGCCCAGGCGGTGGCCGCCCGGACCTACACCGTGTCCCTGCTGCTGGCGGGCGAGCAGTCGACGCCTCGCCGGCTGTACGGCACCGACACCTCCACCGACCCCGCCGAAGCGCAGGCCTTCAACCCGGTGGTCCCGCCCCCGGTGGCTGCGGCCGTCAAGGCCACCCGGGGGGAGATAGTGGTTTACGATGGCAAACCCATCGTTGCCCTGTTCAGCGCCTGTGCGGGTGACCGCACCGCCGGGCTGAGGGAATCCTTCCCGGGGGATGACCGGCAGGCGCCCTACCTGCGCCCCGTCCCCTCGCCCTGTGAGCGGGCGGCGCCCGATTTCATCCGGCGCTGGTCGGTGGCCTTGACGGCCGGCGAGCTGGCAGGGGTCGCCGGGGTGGCCCCCTCCCTGGTCCAGCAGGTCTCCATCGCCCGCCGCGGGCCCTCGGGGCGGGCGGTGCTGGTGCGCATCGGGCCGCGCCTGGTCCACGCCGCCACCCTGCGGCGGCAGATCGGGCCCAACCGGCTCAAGTCCACCTACTTGATCGAGATCGAGCCGCTGGAAGGCGGGGTGTGGATCTTCCGCGGCCGGGGCTGGGGTCATGGCGTGGGCCTGGACCAGTGGGGCGCCCAGGCCATGGCCCGGCAGGGGCGGGGTTACCGGGACATCCTGGCCCACTACTACCCAGGCACCGCCGTGGTGCAGCTGTACCGGTAA
- the spoIIP gene encoding stage II sporulation protein P, whose amino-acid sequence MRVIGPPVGVRRMAGSSTGPGRGLRGPLPAGLLAGPGGRVVLWVLLAVAVVVGASLWWRARSLPETLQWGERPLVLVYHTHATEGFLPDLPAGRRPDRDIHRDAFTRDAQRSVRALGQAVARRLAERGLDVIWSGTVYDAAGRDDAYERARAGLQDLLHRHPTLRIALDIHRDAVSTRVQVGGQPAAGVLLVVGAGHPGWHQNLALAEALAGRLRRIHPQLVRGIALKPWHYNQDLLPGSLIVEIGGAENTLAESLRTARWVADALVEALSIRPDGAPARPTLLPPPGSGALLGYGPPAGL is encoded by the coding sequence ATGCGGGTCATTGGGCCGCCGGTGGGGGTGCGGCGCATGGCAGGTTCGTCCACCGGCCCAGGCCGCGGGTTGCGGGGGCCCCTGCCGGCCGGGCTCCTGGCGGGGCCGGGAGGCCGGGTCGTCCTGTGGGTCCTTCTGGCGGTGGCCGTGGTGGTGGGCGCTTCCCTCTGGTGGCGCGCCCGGTCGCTACCGGAAACCCTGCAGTGGGGCGAAAGGCCGCTGGTTCTGGTCTACCACACCCACGCGACGGAAGGGTTCCTGCCCGACCTGCCGGCCGGCCGCCGCCCGGACCGGGACATCCACCGCGACGCCTTCACCCGCGACGCCCAGCGCTCGGTACGGGCCCTGGGGCAGGCGGTGGCCCGGCGCCTGGCCGAGCGGGGCCTTGACGTCATCTGGTCGGGCACGGTGTATGACGCCGCCGGCCGCGACGATGCCTACGAGCGCGCCCGGGCGGGCCTTCAGGACCTGTTGCACCGGCATCCCACCCTGCGCATCGCCCTGGACATCCATCGCGACGCCGTCAGCACCCGGGTCCAGGTGGGCGGCCAGCCGGCCGCCGGCGTCTTGCTGGTGGTCGGAGCCGGCCACCCGGGCTGGCACCAGAACCTGGCCCTGGCCGAGGCACTGGCCGGCCGCCTGCGGCGCATCCACCCGCAGCTGGTGCGGGGCATCGCCCTCAAACCGTGGCACTACAACCAGGATCTTCTGCCGGGATCGTTGATCGTGGAGATCGGCGGCGCGGAAAACACTCTGGCCGAGTCGCTGCGCACGGCCCGCTGGGTGGCCGACGCCCTGGTCGAAGCATTGTCCATCCGGCCGGACGGGGCTCCCGCCCGGCCGACCCTCTTGCCGCCACCCGGGAGCGGCGCGCTGCTGGGGTACGGCCCGCCCGCCGGGCTGTAG
- a CDS encoding small, acid-soluble spore protein, alpha/beta type: protein MQPAEPAGRPAGWTDDEASGAAGHAAPSQELSGAGAPAPEPQGAAAGRAGTPEGAIRAPQAPAAAAGLEDAPKAEGHPAAGVPAGSPQGEGLEAATSFPAEPAAVTSPWAGIELPPTATSRRRRKRGHRGGVGRRGGRRVAQPNPEDDPLYPFKVQAAQELGLWPKVEAEGWGALTSLESGRIGGYMQRLLKEAVEEGRLSAEEMQRLLQQRRIRPASTET from the coding sequence ATGCAGCCTGCGGAACCCGCCGGCCGCCCGGCGGGCTGGACGGATGACGAAGCAAGCGGCGCGGCAGGTCATGCTGCGCCGTCGCAAGAACTCAGCGGTGCCGGCGCGCCCGCCCCCGAGCCCCAGGGGGCGGCCGCCGGCCGGGCCGGCACCCCGGAGGGGGCCATACGGGCGCCCCAAGCCCCGGCCGCGGCCGCCGGTCTTGAGGATGCGCCCAAGGCGGAAGGCCACCCCGCTGCAGGCGTCCCGGCCGGCAGCCCGCAGGGGGAGGGGCTGGAGGCGGCCACTTCCTTTCCGGCGGAACCGGCGGCCGTGACCTCGCCCTGGGCCGGCATCGAGCTGCCGCCCACCGCCACCTCCCGGCGCCGGCGCAAGCGGGGGCACCGGGGCGGGGTGGGGCGGCGGGGCGGCCGGCGCGTGGCCCAGCCCAACCCGGAGGACGACCCCCTCTACCCGTTCAAGGTCCAGGCGGCGCAGGAACTGGGCTTGTGGCCGAAGGTGGAGGCCGAGGGCTGGGGTGCCCTGACGTCCCTGGAGAGCGGCCGCATCGGCGGCTACATGCAGCGCCTGCTGAAGGAGGCCGTCGAGGAGGGCCGCCTCTCCGCGGAAGAGATGCAGCGCCTGCTGCAGCAGCGCAGGATTCGACCGGCCTCCACGGAAACCTAA